A window of Rhipicephalus microplus isolate Deutch F79 chromosome X, USDA_Rmic, whole genome shotgun sequence genomic DNA:
CAATCGCCAACCGGAGTAAAAATACAAGGTTGTTATATATGAGGGGCTGGAACCCTTTGCGAGCTATTGTGAAAAACAGAGTAGCAACCAAACGAAACTGCATAACCGTTTGCAATAcattgggctttttttttttactgacaagGCATACAATCGGATGTAGGCACCATTATGAATTATTCTTCCTGTAAGAACTTTGAAATGCGCCCTAAACCTCAGTCTGCTTTGTAGCACAAGGCCAGTGTACAGCCCATGTTAATATCGGGCCTTATAAATACCGCAAACCCTCCACACAGCGTCTGTCATCATCAAATCGCGTTTTCGGGACAACCTCTCCTTCACTTGCACAACTTGGCTTTGTGGCATAGGCGATGCTGATAAGTGTGTACGAACAGAACTAGTTCTGCTGAAGGGGATTATCCGATCATTTAATAAGCGAAAGAAGAAGAGATGACTGATAAAATGAAGTTTTGAAGGCTTATATTTATTTGTAGGCTCACAAAGCTAAGATAAAAATCGGCAACTTGTTGAAAGCATAAACAATGACGCAATAAGAGGCAAAAACACACTGGTAAAAAAAATTTAGTTCAGTCTATCTGAGACATCGTCGTGAAACTAATGGTGAAGGCATCCCGCTCAACATAATCACGCTCAAACACAGTTCTGTCAACTTTGGGAATGTCCAGCCAAGCAGATACATGCTGATCGCTTACACTCGATGACGAGGTGCCGTCAGTGCTGCGGAATAGTTCCGTAGGCGTGAACGCACTAGCGATGTCACCGCTGTTCCCGGTTCTGTTGAGAAGCCTAAATTTGCACACACGCCGAAAGGGCCAGCACAGGAGCCGACTGCGTTCGTCTTCACCTCGGCTGACCTTGAGAGAAGCGCTGATTTGCACCGAAGCGATACCGTCGAGACAGATTTTAAGCTGCACGTTGTACCCAGGGGCCATGACAAAAAGCGGGCTATCGATGTAGTGTATGCCGACTTTGAACTTTGAATAAGGTTCCAGCACCCAGTCGTATTCCATGTGCTGAATTTCTTCCGATGGCCGCACGACAGATTTGTGATGGAAGACATCCTCATTGGCTACTGAACGCGGACGAAAGTCAACATGGATCGCTTGCGCGACAGAGGAAATGCAGTCCTTTATAAGCTCGAGTTCGCTCAAGAATTTCTGGAAATACGCCTCGTTGTGTTCCTTGATTTGGTCCGCTGTTTTGGACGCAGCTTGGGTGGCGGCGGTTTCCACGAAATGCTGGAAGCGGTCCATATCGGAAGAGAAGCGCTCCAGTAATTCCACATTCTTCGAGTCTTCGGGGAACTCAGCAGAATTTCGATCTTTTAAAGCGAGATCCGCACTCGGAACAACGGCGGCACTATGTTGCTTGGATCTTTTGGCGTGACTCTTCTCGACGTGGCCCGCGAGCTCTCGCCGAAGCAGTGAGGCCGCGCAAAGAGAGCAAGTCACCGTGTGGAACTTGCAGCCGCGAAAGTGAGCCGGCATGTCCTTGAGCGTACCCGTGTAGCCACACCCGTTGTCGTTATTCCAGCACCGCACCAGTAAGCCGCGCACCAATTCTGGATTGGTGGTGGACTTCGGGAGTGCTTTTCGCGGTCGGAAGTACTTGCCGTCAACGGGGCACTGCAGGCTGGTAGTGGTGGGTCTTTTGACGATCCCTACGAAGCAAGCAACGCAGTAGGTGTGGTTGCAGCTGAGGGAAAAGTGCTCAGACGGCACGACTGAGCAGAGCGAACAGGCTAACATGCCTACCGGAAGGTGTTCGCCCACTAGCTGCACAGGCAAGCCTTCGAATACATCGTTGAAGCCCTTGAAATGCAGTATGTTCGGCGTCGTCGCGCTCGCCATTGCTGAGCACAGGATGTGCTGACGCTTGCACTGGCAGTCCGCAATGGAAGCAAGCTGTAATCGTGGCTTTTTGAAAGACGAATTGCACCGGACATACGTCAAAAAAATGTGGTGGCGCTGTCGTTGGGCGTTTAGTTTTACGTGGTAGGCTCGCTTGATCCTTGTGATATGCCTCTTACGCACTTCGTGCGATTGGCCATGAAACCGGCGATTAATATAGAGATAAAGATTAGGATTGAGACACAGCGAAATGCTTTCGCTCTTCTCGTTCCTGTGGTATTTTTCTGCCCCTTTCGCTGTCTGCACGTGCACATTTTTTTAGTATGGTCTGAAGTTAAAAGTATATTATTTATTTACCCTCGGACGTGCCGACAATGACCAAAAACAGAGAAAATGTTGCAAGGCTTGCTGAGTGAAATTGAGGTGTGAAACCTCAGAGACGAACAAGGGGAAAATTTTTCGCTTCGCAGTGGACGAGAGGTGACAACTCTTTTCTTCCGTTTGTACGAAGGACGAAGTGCTAACCCTGCTAGAATGTTGTAGGCTGGAACGAAAGCTCTGCCGTGGGTCCTTCTAGGGAACATAACTTTTTGGTCTACCgtagtgccccgccgtggtgatctagtgactaaggtactcggctgctgacccgcaggtcgcgggatggaatcccggctgcggcggctgcatttccgatggaggcggaaatgttgcagacccgtgtgctcagatttgggtgcacgttaaagaaccccaggtggtcgaaatttccggagccctcaactacagcgtctctcataatcatatggtggttttgggacgttaaaccccgcttaTCAATCAATTTGTCTAGCGTAGTGCATTTTTCAGGGGTCTTGCACCGGCCTGCATGATCACGCGTACCCGTGGCAGCGCAGAGTTTTCTGACGCGACTTCATGCCCTCTCCCGATAGAGAGACAGGGCGCGTGACAACAAGATGCTGATCGCCCACTCTCTAGATATGGAGAGGGCGCGGCGGCGCGTCAGAAAGCCCCGCGCTTTGATCAGGCCTTAAGATACTGAAGCTACTGAACTGCTGCTCAAGTCAACGCGCAGACGGCAATTTCGCTTCGAGATGGGTTAGTGGTCGCTCTGTGTGCTCCTCGAGATGTTTTCGGTGAACAGCATTGTCAATTAACATCTGCTGAAGCAAAGTggaaatttgggcgcacgttaaagaacatcaggtggccgaaatttccggagccctccactacggcgtctccaatatacatatagtggttttgggactttaaacacAACGTATCAATTAAACAGAGCGCAAAAATTATTAACACTGCAGTTACAATTTGAATTGCAAGTTTGGGGAATATAGGTGACAACCAACGAGCGCTTCACTTTTCAATGTCTACCTAAAAaaagaattttcattcctttttaaTATTCTGACCTTTAGTTACGCCTTTGCACGTTATTTTTTCTTGTTCAGAGAGGTATTTCACCTAGCTGTTTTCTACTTTTGTGGTATAATAGATATCTAAAACACATTTGACGAAGCAGACATGGGAGCAAATGCACAGTGAATCGCAAAAGCTTACAGACCTCGCAAGCTTGGGCAAAACTGCTTGTTCACGCCACATTGTGGTGCGCCATCTGCCGCTGACCGAAACCCTGGTATACGTTAATTTATTGCGACCGCGCAGCACTTTGTCAGCTTATTGTTTTCCCGATAAGCACCAATCTGCGATATAAGCGCCACACTTCTATTTTAATAGCAGAATCACGGCGTTCCTCGAATGATGTGTTGCTGAGCAAGCTATCGACATGACCTGAGAAAACTGCCGATAACGGCTATACCTATAGAGTGATCGCCATACTTAAACACGTGGCTACGGCTGCTGAAGAGCACGTGGTATTAAAGAGTGAAAGGTttacccttctctctctcttttactccatCCTctccctccccatgtgtaggctagcaaactggacgcatagtctagttaacttccctacctttcctacattccttctctctcttctctctcatcTCTTTATTTGTGTGCATTGGGAAAATAGCTGGGCTGTCTATTTAGAGACGGATGCCTCTTAGGCATAGCACTGCTGTGAATCGCCGGTAACGTATAGCGGAAATGTCGACAATAAGCTCTTGGCCGCGCGTCCGCGTGGTCCGTGGACTTATGTAGTTGACATTACTATGACTGCTACTTCTGTTCAAATCAGTTCATTGAAAAGGTGTGCGCACACTTGACCGAGGAATGCCTGTTGTGGCCGGTTGTTCCGACTCTTGCATGGAAGAGTGGCTCCTGATCAATGAAGATAAAAGAAATATATTATCATGGTTCGGTCTAAGGAGCAAGCAAGACAGGAGGGGAAACTCCGGGCCATCGCCAGCGCGCGCCGCGATAATGTCACCCTGGGAAAGGAGGTTGGCGAACTTGCGCGCAGTGATCCTTGCGGCGACGCACAGAACTATTCATTTGCCGCCGTGGAAGGAGAGCGCGCGCGCCCACAGTCTCCGACGGCACCCGAGTGTCGGGTGCTATATCTGCCACTCGCTGATTCCACAGCTACTGGATGCACCTATGAAAGTTTTTCGCCAGCGTGGTTtgccaaaagaaaatgaagtagaGCATCTTAGGGCCAgcatctttatttatttttgttgcatgAAATGATTTTCAAAACACGAAGGGGAAAAAAGCGGTACATAGGCGTGTGCCTAAAATCACTCATAGTGGAGCTTGAGGATAGATTTTGCACATTATTCAACATAACAGCGTCATACAGAACTACTGCGCGCGAAAGACAGACATTAATGAAGCACGTTTGAGCAGATGGCAATTGATTCAACAGAAGAACAGAGACTGCCTCGAGCTGTGAATCAATGGTGCGTAAAAAAAGTTCGATATTTCAACGCTTTGTCTCAACAAGAACAGGTGGAAGAATAAGTAAGGTCTATATTTATACACCAGTATTAAGCGAGTTACAGAGTGCATGGTGACATGTAAGGGACTGAGTGGGCAAAGAGGAAGATTAATGCCTGACAGGGGGCCATCACTCATCCCAGTCAATAAGGCACACAACGGTCAGTTATGTACATAAGTTAAAATACTTTAAAACAAATAAGTAGCGACAGTTTCACAGTTTTCTTAAGAGTTCAAAAACATCGTTAGCAAAACACTGACACTTCGAGACCTGCCCATAAGACCTAGTTTGTAGCGTAATATTTTTCTTCAGACAGTAAAACAAGCAATGTGTAGAAATACTGAGACTTCTAAATAACAATATGATTTATAACTAAATTAAAATGCAACAGTTATTTATACTCATCAATTTTAGCaaaaggggcaaacaaaaaaaaaacctctgtgATTTCTTAGAGAGAGCAAAGTTATTTTTTAAGCATTACTAGATATGTGcgtattttatttttaaacgCGATTACTAAGCAGCTCTCTTTCATTGTGGTGGTAATTGCGTGTTGTGCGTTCAACATTTCAGGGATCATATGCTGTAGTCTTTGCGTACCGTAGTTCGTTCGTATTGTTTCGCTGCCCTACGTTATGCGTCTGAAGTTGTATGTATCAATTCTTCGAGAATATGTATCATGAAGTGCGACAGCGTTAAATTTCAATTTTTCATACTTGTTCATCGATATTTCTTTGCTTAGGATAGTCTGAAACGTTAATATGTTGTGTTTGTGAAAGCGTGAGGCCGAATGCCTTCTAGAATGAACCCGTTCAATTATTCGTACTATTCTTTTATGTAGTCTGTGAATGCATTGTATGTTTGTATTAGTAGTATTACTGGATAATGGATACGTGAATAATACATCGTAATAATGGATATGTGAATACACTAAAGAATAATACAGTTGGTTTGTTACCCAAATAGGTAAAAAACATCCGATTTTTCCGATTACACCAATCTGGAGGAAAAGACTAGAGGGAAGTTTTTTTATCTGGTATGTCTTCTCAAGTGTTTAATGAATAATAATACCAAGAATCTTTTGACATGTGACCCGTTCAAGCAAATCTCGGAATTTTACTTCAATGCCATAAGGTATAGATTTAATTTTCGCCAAAAAATAACATATTTTGCTTTTTGGTGTTTAGTTCAAGCTTATTTGTCATTAACCACACTGAAAGGTGCTTCAGCCACCAATTCGCTCGTTCTTCAAAGCTGTCAATATGtttgccagagagagagagagagagagagagagagagagagagaaaagtttaTGTCGTCGTCGTATACGACCATGACTGGAGTTTGTGGTATGGTTTATTTACAATGTCATTTACATACAAAAGGAACAAGAATGGGCTTAATATAGATCCTTGAGGAACGCCATACTTAATATTATCCATTTTTGACACCGCGTGCTGCGTGTCACAATACTGAAATCGATTTGTTAGATAAAAACCTAATAATTCTAGTGAAATATCTCTTATGATGTATTGTTTTAGTTCAATAAAGATATTTCAGATATTTCATGTTTGATGAACCAAAAGCCTTtttgaaatctagaaatattccCTGCGCGTAAGATTTCTTTTCAAAATTATCAATTATTTTGTCCATGACAGACAGCAAAGCTTGCTCTGtaccttttttttcccttccttaAAGCCGTATTGTTGTCTTGTTAATATATTTTCTTGGCTACAAAGGGAAATTTTAGGTAAGACATATATGGGGCCTATGGTTATTTAGATTGTTTCCTTTACTACTTTTGTAAATGATTGAGACCCTGGCTATATTTAGCTTGGCAGGAAATATGCCGGTGCTTAAAATCAAATTGCATATATGTGAGAGCAGCCTACTAATATACTGCGAGATTGATTTTTGGCCCTGCTTTAATACCGTCAACACCTGCAACTGAATTATTAGATAGATTCATAATGATGGAATGTATTTAGGATTGATCAgtgggggcaaaaaaaaaaaaacagattttgtAATACTTTTCGTGATATATGATTCGCAGCCTGTTTCGGTACTAGCGGAGATTTCGCAATCCCCAGACATCATAAAATGGTTGTTGAACATGTCAGCTAGTAATTTGGCAGAGCGAGATTTGCCCTCTATCAGAAGCTTGGTGAAAGTTTTCTTATTTGATGAAGATAAAATATCCTTCATTGTATTCGAGACTTCCTTCGGGCTATTCATAATGACTGAAAACTTATATTCGTAGTACTTGATGCGTGCCCGCTTTATATCATAGCCTAATTTATTTCTAAACTGCCTAAACTGACGCAAGTAGTCGATTTTCTTTGATATAATAAATTTGCTAAAAAGTTTATCCCTTTCTTTCATTATCTTAAGTGATGCATCTAACTATagctttcttgcttttttatgTCTTGGAGCAATACGAGAAGAAAGGCCTGCTCAACTAGTTCTCCTATTTTCGAAATAAATGTGTCATAAGCAAGTACAGGTTCATTGATTCGTAATATTTCACTTAGATCTGCCGCAATAACTAATCTTTGAAAagttcaaattctttttttcagTAGAAATTTTTCTGTAATAAGTagtgccgatttttttttcgcgccgTTATAAGGGACTTTATGAATGCAAAGATCGGAAAGTCGTAACTGATACCGGGTATAACAACACTAGCGCATGTTTCATTTTTAAAGTTGGTGAAACACAAATTAAAAAGGGTTTCAGACATTTCTGTCTCCCGTGTAGGCATGTGAATTTTCTTCTCATTGACGAAACGGAGCAGAGTGTCAAGAAGGTTTTGCTTGTTAACAGAGGAGGATAACATCTCTACGTCGAAATTGCCCGTTAGAATCACACATGTATTTTGGCGTTCACGAAATCCCAATAATTCTCCAACAAATATAAGAAGAATGACATAGTTCTGGAGGGAGGCCTGTAGATTACTGCTATGAACAAATTTGCCAACCTCACCATGATTGATTCGAAATCGGATGTTACAACGTTATATTCTTCGTTGACACCAAATTCGAAGTTATCGTGAATATAaactgcaacaccaccacctcgttTATTCTCTCGACAGACTGTGACGCAGTTGTAGCTTGTGGAGGGTACCGTGTCTTCGCAGCTCGTGAACCACGTCTCAGTAAAAGCTAAGCAACAAAACTGTGCTTTAAGGTATCGAGTAGTACGTCAACtgtctcttttttattttgtaaacTTTGTGAATTTAGATGAAGTAATGGGGACTGTTTTTTGTAGTGAGAAAGGTTTAGTCGCTGAAAGGTATCCGCATTGCAGTAACAATATTTGTTGTAATGGGTCAAAGGGACTTGTTGATCCGGTAAGGGCTGGCATCTTTAAGTTTAGCTAATTTTTTCGAGGTCTTGCACTGACATGATTCTGATTACTCGATCACGAGGGGTGCGGTGCACAAAAAGCTTTCCATTTTTGTTCTATGCCGATTGATATTCTTTTTCAGTTTCTCTCGATTTCATTTTCCAGAAAGGTGCTTTGTTATACCGCTGTGAGTTTTtaattgaagaaaattttcgacCTTGCTTTCTTTAGTTCACTTTTCTTCTCAAGCCATCTTTCTTTTGTAAGGTGAGACGAGAACCTGATTATCACAACGTCAGGGTTGtcaattttatttttgtttttcgacGTTACACGGTGAGCGGCCTTGACATAGCACTCAGAAAGTGGTGCAAGCGCAAGATCACGCGCCAATTTGTTTAGCTTTTCTAAGAGGTTTTTATTTGAGTGTTGGAATAAGCCATTCACTTCTAGGTTTAGGCGTCTGCTGTACTGATCTAGCTTGTTGACCTCGTGTTTAAGCTTATCCACACCCTTTTCTTGAGCCCCAGTCTCAAATTTCACGACTCGTTTCTTCACGCTTGAAATATCATCCGGCTGATGCTTCTGTTTCGCCATAGCTTCATCATGTTTGCTTGACATAACTTACACCAATTCTTTATTGTTCtcatcatttgttttaatttttttgcaaAGCATCAACCTTTGGTTAGCAATTCATTATCCTTGTGGTGAATTTCCGCTATCTCAGATGCAAAATTCATATCCGTGCTACGAATTTGACATTCAGAACAATTTTCAGCAGCAATAACAGACTTGCAAGTCATGCGAGTCGACGACTCTTTAGCCGCTGTCGATTTCTTCTTGTAGACATTTCCTGTTACCCGAGAGCATATACCAGAATAGAAATAACATTTACATTCAGAGCATACAAGCCACAAATCGCCGTCATTTATATTGTCGTTGCAACTTCGACAAGTGTTACCCATCCTGACAGTCAAACGAAAAGCACCTTACGCACTCAGCAGCAGAAGAAACCGCACGCTAACGACACTTCCACGATGCTAACAAAATCAAGAGCAAACCAACTTGCAATGTACTATGTGCGTTTTTAGATGCTGCTACGATGCCTCGTTGGTGTCTCTACTACTGCTAAGTGCGAAAATTCCGTAGAACCACGCAGGAGACGTCCTTTTATGAAAGGGAAGTTGCTTGTTCGCAAGGGAACTATCTTTGCGCCTCCGCTTGGCCAGTGATTTGATCCTTTCTTCGGCGCGTGCTCCAGCAGGCGCTGACCGTGATACCGCAGATTTCTGCCATGTACAATGTGCGTTTTTAGATGCGGCTACGATGCCTCGTTTGCGTCTCTACTGCTGCCAAGTGCGCAAATGCCCGGCGAACGTGAAAAGGAGATCAACAATTGAAAGGAAGCGAGTGCGTCTAGAAAAATTATTCTCGCAGCGGAAGTGCAAGCAGGCGTGACACTACGCTAAGTTTAAATGTCCAGGCATCCCTGACCAGCCAAAGTTTTTGTGGCTTCCTGAAGCGGCACCTTACGTTTTTGAACAGAGGTTTCACTTGGTTGTGCCCAGAAATGAAGCCAAGAGCTTACCGGAATATCTCAAAAATTACCGATAACAGCAGCGCAAAATGAGCGAAGGTATATAGAGGATACTCGCCCCAAGTCAGAAGTCTTCGGCGAACATTTTACCAACCTGCATACTTCCAGGTAAGctacattgtgaaaaaaaaaacgttgttctGAGTTTTATGTGTTTAGTTGTTGTAGCTTGGCATAAACGATTAGTTCTCAGGGAGTTCCAACATAAAACAAGCTTCGGAAGGGAGCATACACACGTGAAAATATTTTTCCTGTTttttcatttatctttttttgttcttcttcatATGAAAAGCTCCccgggtatgtttttttttaatatagcgCACATTGTATGCCATGTTCCCActggaacggggtttattggcacaagcaGCACTTGCACAggaggtctattgatgcggaaagcgggcggcagcaacggactcgggaatcacagcaatcggggcaaacgctcgcgcttggctcctcttgctaaaggcgtgacccactgcggcacatattcttcttcctctctacaataccccggcgacgaagacgagccatcctggcaagtcaaggtgacgagattaagagtgggtcgtgatatggcttgagacgactcacgtggacagtctcacgaccaaggcatcgcctgtctgtagatggcgtgatcggctcgatcacgtatgtgacaggagatcgacgttcgacgacgcgataaggaccgtgaaacttgggggcaaacttagcggacagacctggggagtggaagggcagtcggagccagacaagcgagcccacggcaaaagtctcgacttgctggtcgtggtcgtggcggtctttttcgaatgcttgcttgtccgaggtgaatgatcgggccaactgacgacactcttcagcgtggtgcaaaatttcagaaagagggctgaactctgagacgtcgggacgatacggcaaaatggtgtcaagggtggagcatggctcacgcccatatagaagaaagaaaggcgagaagcctgtggttgactgcgtcgctgtgttgtacgcataggtcacaaatgggagaatgacatcccagtttgattggtcggaattgacatacatggcgagcatgtctcctagcgttcggttgaagcgctcagtaagaccgttggtctgcgggtggtaggctgtagaggtgcggtgcaccgtgcggcatgcctgaaggagtgctacttcaacctggaactccgcaacaggaaactacctgccatcccagaaatggctgaagaaactacccagcacctccaccactctggaacggggtttattggcacaagtagcacttgcacagtaggtctattgatgcggaaagcgggtggcagcaacggactcaggaatcacagtattcggggcaaacgctcgcgcttggctcctcttgctaaaggcgtgacccactgcggcacatattcttcttcctctttacACCCCGAATAATATTTCTACCCCCGCATGCAAAAGTAAAGGAGTGAAAGCGAACCTGTTTAGTGCTTTTGCACAGCTTCTTGAAACTACCGCGGTAGGGTCTCTCTCGCAGGTGCTCTGGCTAGCCTAGCGAAAACTCGTCGTAACGATTTGCCGTCTAGTTTAGCGATTGTATCTGAGCTATGCACTGATACACAGACCAGTGAGCACAAGCGTGTATGCAGACAAGAGTGGGCTCCACGCTTCTCGCGTCTGCTGCTCCGGCGTGGCAGGTCGGCTGCGGTTCTGTAGGTGGCGCTGTCATGACGTTCACCGGGTTGGACATGCCACAAAACAGGACCCAGCTGACATGCAACAAAAAATGAATAGACCTTCTTCGTCGCCTTTTTACTGATTGCACGGTGGTGGCACGCTTGGCAGATACGGCATCTGAGCCAGTAACGGTGCCCCattacggtggtctagtggctaaggtactcggctgctgacccgcacgtcacgggatcaaatcccagctggggcggctgcatttccgatggaggcggaaatgttgtaggccagtgtacacagattcgggtgcacgttaaagaaccccaggtggtcaaaattcccagagccctctactacggcgtctctcataatcaaatggtggttttgggacgttaaaccccacaaatcaatcaatcgaaccaGTAACGGTCCACAGAGGACTC
This region includes:
- the LOC142776128 gene encoding uncharacterized protein LOC142776128, with product MASATTPNILHFKGFNDVFEGLPVQLVGEHLPVGMLACSLCSVVPSEHFSLSCNHTYCVACFVGIVKRPTTTSLQCPVDGKYFRPRKALPKSTTNPELVRGLLVRCWNNDNGCGYTGTLKDMPAHFRGCKFHTVTCSLCAASLLRRELAGHVEKSHAKRSKQHSAAVVPSADLALKDRNSAEFPEDSKNVELLERFSSDMDRFQHFVETAATQAASKTADQIKEHNEAYFQKFLSELELIKDCISSVAQAIHVDFRPRSVANEDVFHHKSVVRPSEEIQHMEYDWVLEPYSKFKVGIHYIDSPLFVMAPGYNVQLKICLDGIASVQISASLKVSRGEDERSRLLCWPFRRVCKFRLLNRTGNSGDIASAFTPTELFRSTDGTSSSSVSDQHVSAWLDIPKVDRTVFERDYVERDAFTISFTTMSQID